From the Streptococcus halotolerans genome, the window TACATTTTTTTGCATTTTGTCACCTTTGAAGACTTTTTTTCTTATATAATATTTCGAAAATCTAAAAATGTTCACAAACAAAGTAAATTTAGCTTTTTTCCAACCTTTGTGTGTGACATCGGGGTGAAATAAAAGTGACAAAAAGTAGTTATCAGCACCATAATCAGATAACCGAGCGACGAATTATTGAAGGATTTTCTAATCTTTTAAAGGAAACTAAAACCGTTGAAACAATCAGAGTGTCCGAAATCGCACTTGCCTCTGACATCAGTCGACAAACCTTTTATAAATATTATGAGTCGAAAGAGGATTTTATTGAACAATCTATCGCTATTATCCTCGATGATATCACCAAAATATTGACCAACGATCTTGAGTTCGGATATGATGTCATTGTTGAAATGTTGACCTATCTAAGGAACAATCGTGATATCATACTCCCTTTTATTCATTATTATCCTAATATCGACAACATCTTAACAAACTATATCAGAATAACCGTTATCAACTCAACGATTGATAATATTGAAGATAAACTAGAACAAGCTTATCAGCTTCCTGGTATTTATTCACTTGAAATCTATATTACTACGATTAAAATGATCATTACAACTTGGTTGATCAACGATGAGCAGACATCTCCAGAGAAAATTGCAACTTATATCCTCAAGTCTGTTAAGATTTAACGATGATATTCCTTGCCTGTAATGCATTAAACATAAAAAGAAACAAGCCCTGAAGGTATTTCTCACTTATTAGAGCTTGTTCCTTTTTGTAATTAGCTTATATTACTAGTCTGTCCGGCCTAAGCCATTTAATCTACGGTGACATCTCATCAAAATAACTAGCCTAGTCACTTCATGAAGTAAGAAGCAATTATCAGAACCAACTAATGACAATCACAGCAGCTGCAAGTAATGACAGACTCTATTGCTTTCTTATCTTTAAAGGAATCGCAGCACTACATTCTCATTCAATGACTAGCCTACCAGGGAAGATTAGTTTGTTTGGCTAGAATGCTTAAAATTGTTCCTATACATTTGGAGCACTCTAGTTACAAAGGTTGCTGCGCCTTGTACTCGAAACAATCGTTTTAGCTCTAAAACAATTATTACTTCACGATGTGATAAAGACCTAATGGTAAAAATCAAAAGGTTTCCAAACCTCTACAGCACATTGTCATGACCCAGAACTATCATTTAAACTACCTACAAAACACGCCTCACTCTTAAAAGAATGAGGCGTGTTTTGTATGACGACTGCATCAAGATGCAACTTCTGTTCTGCTATATTGACTTCACACGAAGCGTAAGTCCTCTGGAAATCAAATCAATAAGAAAACGTGATGTTTCTGATCCAAAATGGTCAGATGAGTGGGTTATTTGATAACGATATTGACTAATTTATTCGGTACTGCTATCACTTTAAGGATGTCTTTATCTTGAAGTTCAGATTTGATTTTCTCATCTGCCATAGCTAGCGCTTCAAGTTCTTCACGGCTGGCATCTTTTGGAACGACTAGTTTAGCACGCACTTTGCCCTTGATTTGAACAACGATTTCAATTTCATTTTCAACCAGCTTGCTTTCATCCCATGTTGGCCAAGCGACATGAGAGATAGACTCACCAGATGCGGTTAAAACTTGCCACAATTCTTCACCTAAGTGTGGTGCAAATGGCGCAATCAACTGAACAAAACCTTTGGCATAATCTACGAAGAGTTTGTCTTCTTTATTTGCTGCATTAACAAAAATCATGAGTTGGGCGATAGCTGTGTTAAATTTAAGTTCCTCAATTTGCTCTGTCACTGATTTAACGGTTTCATGATAGACCTTGTCCAAAGCTCCGCTATTTTCCACAGACATTTCTTTAGTTGTCACAAGGCGATAAACACGGTCAAGGAATTTACGAGCCCCTTCCAAGCCTTCTTCAGACCAAGCGATAGAGGCGTCAAGTGGTCCCATAAACATTTCGTAAACACGAAGTGTGTCTGCTCCGTACTGCTCGACTACATCATCAGGATTAACAACATTTTTAAGTGACTTAGACATCTTAGCAGGTGCCTGTTCTAGTTCTTCTCCTGTTTCAATGTTAAAGAATGACCCATCGCGTTTTTCTACCTTATCTGTCGCAACAAGCGCTCCGCGACTATCTCGATAGCTGGTTCCCAAAATCATCCCTTGATTAAAGAGTTTTTGGAATGGCTCTTTAGTTGGAACAACTCCCAAGTCATAGAGGACCTTGTGCCAGAAGCGAGCATAGAGCAAGTGAAGAACAGCATGCTCAGCCCCACCAACATAAATATCAACTGGTAACCATTGTTTCAAAAGGTCTTCATCAGCCAATTTGTCATCATTGTGCGGATCAATATAACGGAGATAATACCAGCTTGAACCAGCCCATTGTGGCATGGTATTAGTTTCACGGCGACCTTTAACCCCATCTTCACGAGTTACTTCAAGCCAGTCAGTAATGTTAGCCAGTGGTGATTCGCCAGTTCCTGACGGACGGATGTCTTTAGTGACCGGAAGAACAAGCGGCAATTCACTTTCTGGAACTGCTGTTGAAGTACCGTCTTCCCAATGGATGATTGGGATAGGCTCACCCCAGTAACGCTGACGGCTAAAGAGCCAGTCACGCAAGCGGTAGTTCACTTGCTTCTTACCAAAATGATTTTCCTCAAGGAAGTCAACCATCTTATCAATAGCTTCTTCCTTGTTAAGGCCATCAAGAAATCCTGAATTGATGTGAAGGCCATCTTCGGTATAGGCTGCTTCTTCGACATTTCCACCTTCTAAAACGGGAATGATGTCAAGGTCGAATTGTTTCGCAAACGCCCAGTCACGCTCGTCATGGGCAGGCACAGCCATGATAGCACCAGTTCCGTAACTTGACAGAACATAGTCAGAAATCCAGATTGGGATTTCCTTACCATTGGCCGGATTGATAGCGTAAGCTCCGGTGAAGACACCCGTTTTTTCTTTGGCCAAATCCGTACGCGCTAAGTCTGATTTTAGACTAGCAGCACGTTTGTATTCAGCGATATCCTCAGCTTGCACCATTGAGGTAATGTCATCTACCAACTCATGTTCTGGTGCCATAACAGCGTAAGTGGCTCCAAAAAGAGTATCTGGACGTGTTGTAAAAACAGTAAATGTTTTATCGCTACCCTTGATCTTGAAAGTGACGTGAGCACCAGTTGACTTACCAATCCAATTGCGTTGCATGTCCTTGATGGATTCTGGCCAGTCAACCTCTTCCAAATCTTCTAAAAGACGTTCGGCGTAAGCTGTGATTTTGAGCATCCATTGGCGCATTGGTTTTCTAACCACCGGATAACCCCCACGCTCAGAAGTACCATCCGGTAAAACTTCTTCGTTGGCAATGGCTGTTCCAAGTTCTTCAACCCAGTTGACAGGAACTTCAGCTTCATAGGCTAGACCTTTTTCATAGAGTTTGGTAAAAATCCACTGGGTCCACTTGTAATAGTTTGGATCAGTCGTGTTAACTTCACGATCCCAATCGTAGGAAAATCCTAGCGCATTGATTTGGCGTTTAAAATTGGCAATGTTTTCTGCAGTAAATTCTGCGGGATCATTACCAGTATCCATCGCGTACTGCTCAGCAGGTAAACCAAAGGCATCCCAGCCCATAGGGTGAAGGACATTGTAACCTTGCGCACGCTTATAGCGACTCAAAATATCAGTCGCTGTATACCCCTCTGGATGTCCCACATGGAGCCCTGCTCCTGATGGGTAAGGAAACATATCAAGGGCGTAAAACTTGGGTTTTGACGCGTCAGTCCCTGTTTTAAAGGTATGATTTTTAGCCCAAAACTCTTGCCATTTGGGCTCGATTATTCCATGATTATAGGTACTCATAGCTATTTCACTCCAATTTTGTATGATGTTTCCATTATATCATGTTAAGAGCATTTTGGCGGTCTATCTCAGTTATAAAATTTAGAAAATCTTGATGATTATTATCGAAAGCGCTATACTAAAGAAAAAAAGCTGGAGTACTACTATGAAAAAGAATTTTGTTTACTACTGGCAGTCCTTTTGTATCGTCAATGCCATCCTCTGTCTGGCTACAGCCATTGTCAGTCTATTATATCCTGACCCTCTAACAATCTGGAAGGCTAGTACCATAGGCTACAGCTTTTGTCTGCCGCTTATCATTAGTCGCAAAATAGAACTCAAAAATCATTATCGGGCGATCATCGGTCTCTTTTTCATACTGGTTGTCGACCCTATTCTGGAAAAAGTGGTACCGATCAGGATGTATCCAAGCACGCCGCTGATTTTTCTTCTTAGCCTAATCTTTGGCTTACTCGCGATAGGCAATTACCTGTATCGTCAAAGAAAGGATGTGTCACAATGAAACAAGAATTTTGCTACTATTGGGAGGCTTTCTGCCTGATCAATGCTATCTTATGTGGAGCCCTTGCGCTGACATTGCTACTCTTTCCTGATATTGTTCCAACACTAGGCTTTTCTCAGGTCGCAAACTTCTTCACCTTTCCTCTTGTGGTCAACCATAAAATGAAGACTAAGCTACGCTATCGTTTTTTGATCGCTATGGCGTCAATCTTTATTTTGTCACCCATTTGGGACTACCTCGGAATAACACCGATTCCATTATCAGTGTTTCCTTTATGTGTAGCTAGTCTGCTCCTTGCCATACTGGCTCTTCTCAATCGTTTTCGTGGTAACTTCTGATTGTTGAACGCATTTACAGAGTTCATACAGCAACTGCGTACACATACTTTTTTATAGACTGCCTCCAGCACATACAGCCATAGAGTGTAATCATGGCTGTCCTTAGTGACCAGATAAAGACAACTCCCTTTTAAATCTATCCTAAACTGTTCTTCTAACCCCTAGCCTGTCAGCATTGTTTTCTATTAACTAAACAATAGCTAACGTTACGAAGCCATTGTTATCTACTCGTAAAATAACAAAATCACCTAAAACCATGGTTAATGAACCTTTGATTTTAGGTGATTTTTCTTACTCTGATAATAACAACTTATAATGATTAGTCCCTAACAGAGCTGACAAGACCAGCGCTTCAGCAACTGGCAAACCAATCAATGCACGTGATAAGCATCTTAGAAGATTGGTGACTACGACAGATAGCATCAATCCATCTGACCATGTTGTTGTAAGAACCAATAGACAGCTCCAATTCTTCCTGCTTCATTCCCTAATTTAGCAGCACTCACCTGATCAGGATAAAATTGTTCTGATTGCAAGCGTGACTTCAACTGGGCTTCAATATAGGGTAAAAGAATCTCGGAACGTTGGAAAATACCGCCACCTAGAATAATCCGTTCGGGATTTAGGGTATAAATCATAGGCAGTAGTCCCTGCGCCAAATAAGCACAGAAGGATTGAACGACCTGATAAGCCATCTCATCTCCTTCGTCGTAAGCTTTAAAAATAGTTTTACCAGAAGCATTTTTCAATTGCTTTAATTGACAATAGCTTTGCACAAGCGACGTTGTTGAGGCATAGTCTTGGAGCGTTTTGTCAGCTAAAGGTAAGTAGCCCACTTCTCCTGCTGTCTGGGAAAAACCACGCCAAACCTGACCATTTAAGAGAACAGCTCCTCCAACGCCTGTACCTATGGTTAAACATAAGCTACTGCTAGAATCACGCGCAGCACCTAACCACTGCTCTGCTAAGGCAGCACAGTTCACATCATTTTCCACCGAGCAAGGAAGGTCGAAGTTTGATTCCACCAAAGCTTTTAAAGCCGTTCCTGTATATTGTGGAATCGTTGGACCTGCATAAATCACTTCTCCCAAAGTAGCATCAATAACACCAGCGCTAGAAATTGCTACACCATCGAGATCAACTCCCATCGCTAAATAATCATTAATGAGCGTCACTAAAGCCTTACTGATGTCGTTAGTTTTTAGTGTTAGATTAACAGGCGTATCAATTTCTTTAAAGAGATTTTGAGCCTGGCCAGAATGATTATAAACATCACTTTTGATACTGGTACCTCCAATATCAATTCCCAATATCATGTTGACCTTACCTCCTTAGACGATTTCATTATCAGTTCACCAATCATAGGGCAAACACCATCAAGATATTTTTAATTTAAAGACAATCTTTCGGATAGTTTCTGACTCTCTTACTATTAAACCAGTTTTGTGGGCATCATTGGCATCTAAAATGAGCACATTCCCAGGTGATAAAACAAGTTCACTAGCTTGCTTACCGGTCATTTGCTGCCAATCGCCAGCTTCATCATAATCCCCTAACGTCATTTGTGTTAAAAAGTTATGGTAAATCCGTTCCTCTCCTGAAATAATGTAGTGAACATCATACTCGCGACGATGACTTTCCCAGACACGCTGATCTTCAGTTGTTGACTCATACTGAATCACATTAAAATAGAACTCATCATTGACAGTGTGCATCCCCGTCTCAAGGTCTGAGACATCTAAGTTAGACAAGACAGGTCGAATGATATCTAACAACTCATGCTTGTCGATTTTCTCGATTGTTTCGTAAAATTCCATCTGATAACTCCTATCTTATAGTTTAAAATCAATAGTCGTCTCCATCAACCAGTTAGCTACCATATCATTTAAGTGGACATTGACCGCATCATGACCGTATTCAGGAAGCAGAAAGTGTTCCTTTTCGGATTGGATACGGTTGTATATGGCATACTGCGTGGATGGGAAACAAACGTTATCATCTAAACAGGTCACAAATTTAACCGGGCACTCAATCAAGTGACTGAAATTTTTCACATCAATGTAGGACAAAGTCTTCAGTATCTTATCCTCAGTAGTATGGAAAGGATCATGAAACTTAAAATAGCGGAATAATTCGTCATACGCTTCACTGTGATTGCCTAACTCTAAAACACGTTTAAAATCACCTAAGAAAGGATAGATCGTCACACATTTTTTGATTTTATGATTCAAGGCTGCTGCAACAAGTGCCAAAGCACCTCCTTGAGAGCCACCAAAGCTGGATAAGTTTTGGGAATCAACGTCTTCAAAGTCAGCAACTATCTCAATCAAGCGATAAGTATCAAGATAAACGTCCTTATAAAAGAGACTATTTGGACCATCAATCATTCCACGAATAATCTGCCCCTTGACCGTATTGCCATTAAACACTGCGTTATCCAAGGAACGACCAGACTGACCACGGACATCCATCGCCACGATACCATATCCCATCGCAGCATAAGCAAAAAGGACTGACCAATCAGGGTTTTGTCCCATGTACCCATGGAAATGGAAAATCACAGGTATATTCTTCTTATTTTTAGGAAATACACAGCGTGCATAAATTTTTCCATGATTGCTTCCATCAAAGTACAAGTCAAAGCATCGAAGATTAGGGGTGTTAAATTCTTGTTCTTCAATAGTATAATCAGATAAGGTTGGCAAGGACTGGATAGCTTCTTGCCAAAACTGATCAAAGTCTTCAGGCACTTCTTGTCTGCCTCTATAAGTCTGCATATCAGACAACGACATCGTGTCTTTCATGTTACTATCCTTTCTTAATCTTCTTTTGAATCGCTTGTTAACGTGTGGATGGTTAAATTATTAAGATCATTCGTTTGTTTGAACAAAAGACTAAAGAGATAACCAAATACTACCGTTGCCAGTAAGGCAAGTACAGCTACTAAAAGTGCTGACATGTTAGCATTGTTTGCTAGGAAACTAAGAATCACACTTGTGACAAATCCTAATAAAGCACCTCTTGCATTGGCTTTTGTCGTAAAGATACCTAGCACAAATAAACCAACAACCGGAACCCCAAACATTCCTGACACGGCTAAGAAAATATCCCATGTTGAAGAAGAATTACCAGCAATGAAATAAAGTGTAATGAGAGTACTTAAACTTCCTGAGATGATGATAACCCAACGAGCCAACCAAACATCCGAAATAGCTTTGAAGGATTTGTTAAAGAAACGTTGCTTAAAGTCAACCACAAAACAAGAGGAAATAGCATTGAGACTAGATGAAATCGTTGATTGAGCTGCTGCAAAAATAGCCGCAATAACCAAACCAGCTAGACCTGCAGGAAGCTGTGTGATGATAAAGTAAGGGACGATAGCACTAGTGTTAAAGCCCTCTGGAAGTGACCCTGTATGAGTATAAAAGCTAAATAAAACAGTACCCATTCCAAAGAAAAGAGGAATGGCAGAAAGCGATAGCCAACCTGACATCCATAAAGACTTAACAGCCTCTTTAATAGATTTTGTTGTCAAAAATCTTTGAACAACATCTTGACTTCCAGCATATTGATACAAGGTATTTGCAAACTGACCGATAAAAATAAGCGGAATAAAGTTTGCTAGGTCTGATGCGTTGAAGTTTTTACCAACTGAAATGAACTTATGATGTTCTACGGTGTCACTCAACAGTGTGCCAAAACCACCATCAACCTTGCTAATACCTATAACAACAACCAAGAAAGCGCCTGCTAGTAAGATAATTGCTTGAATCGCATCACTCCAAATAACCCCTTCGATACCTCCTAAGAAGGTGTAAATAATACATAATAATCCGACAATGGCTGCAATTAAAAAGGGATTAATATCTGTTACAGAAGTAACAGCAAGAACAGGTAAATAGATAACAACCGCCATGCGACCAAGGTGATAGATAATGAAGAGAAAACTACTCATCGCACGCAAGGTGACACTAAACCGTGATTCCAGATATTCATAGGCTGTTGTGACATTTAGTCGTCTGAAAAATGGGATAAAATATTTGGCCATTAACGGAATAATCAAAAAGATGGTTAAGGTTCCAACAGCATATGACCAGTCTGTTAAAAAGGAGCGTTCTGGGACAGCCATGAAGGTAATAGAGCTCAAGGTCGTCGCATAAACACTTAGTCCTGCCGCCCAAGAAGGTACTTTTCCATTGGCTTTAAAGAAAGCGTCTGTACTCTCACTTGATTTTTTAGTGAAGTAAGCACCCACTAAAAGCATTACTCCTAGATAGACGATAACCATGAACCAGTTCAAGGCTCCAAACGATGCTTTATCCATATTCTTTCTACCTCATCTATTCTTTAAATGCTGACCGTGCATCGTTAATCATCTGCGCGGCTTCTTTTGCAATTTCGATATCCTTTTCTGAAAGCTCTTCGAGCGGTCTACGAACAGAACCTAAATCAAGATTTTCATTGAGACGTAGCACTTCCTTGATAACGGCGTAAAGGTTGGCACGACCTGAGACCATCTTGTAAATAATGCTATTGATGCTGTATTGTAACTCTTTTGCTTTTTCAAGCTCTTTCTCAGCAATTAAATCATTGAGTTTCAAGAAAAGATCTGGCATAACGCCATAAGTACCACCGATACCTGCTTCTGCCCCCATGAGACGGCCGCCTAAAAACTGCTCATCTGGTCCATTGAAAACAATGTAATCTGAACCACCATCAGCAACAAACAGTTGAATATCTTGGACAGGCATTGACGAATTTTTAACCCCTATCACGCGCGGATTCTGACGCATTTCAGCATACAAACTGCTAGTCAAGGCCACACCGGCTAGTTGTGGAATGTTGTAAATGATAAAATCAGTATTTGGAGCAGCCTTGCTGATGTCATTCCAGTAAGCAGCTATCGAATATTCAGGTAACTTAAAGTAAATCGGTGGAATCGCTGCAATAGCATCAACACCTAAGGCTTCTGAATGCTCAGCCAACTCAATACTATCGCGAGTATTATTGCAAGCAACGTGGTTAATGACAGTCAACTTCCCTTTCGCAACTTCCATAACAGCTTCAATCACTTGTTTTCGATCTGAGACGCTTTGATAGATACATTCTCCAGAAGAACCATTAACATAAATCCCCTTAACACCTTTATCAATATGATATTGGACTAATGCTTTCACACGTTCTGGACTAATGTCGCCGTTATCATCATAGCAAGCGTAAAATGCGGGAATAATACCTTTATATTTGTCTAAATGTGTCATTATAAACTCCTTTTTTCTAAAAATCCTTTGCTGCTTCAATAAATGGTTTCGCAATAATCAGTGGTCTGGTGATAGCCGAGCCAACAACAACGCTATCAACACCTAATTGCAAAACACGTTTCACTTTATCTGGAGTGTTGATATTTCCCTCAGCAATAATAGGGGCATCCACCATAGCTCTAGCTTGGCGAATCAAATCAAAATCATCACTCTCAATAACCAATTGTTGACTCTGTTTCGTATAACCAACTAAAGTGGTTCCTACAAAGTCAAAACCTAGCTGATCTGCTGTAAGCATTTCAGTTAGGGTAGAGCAGTCTGCCATTAGCAACTGATCGGGGTAGGCTTGTTTGATCTCTTTGACAAATGCTTCTAGTGACTGTCCACCAGGACGAGTTGAGCTCGTTGCATCAACAGCAATAATATCAACACCAACTGCAACCAAAGAAGCTACCTCATCCAATGTAGGCGTGATAAAGGCTTCTGCATCGCCATAATCTTTCTTAATAATCCCAATAATCGGCAGATCTACGGCTTGCTTAATCTCCGTAATATCTCTCACGCTGTTAGCACGGATACCGACAGCGCCAGCTTCTTGCGCTGCCTTTGCAAAAAGTGGCATAACCCCTCCTTTTTCTGAGTACATTGGCTCTCCAGGCAAGGCTTGGCAAGAAACAATCACACCTCCTCTAATTTTCTCCAAGATGTCTTGTGCGCTCTGCATTACATTTCCTCCTTATCAATAATCGTTTGTTGATAGCGCTCTTGTTTTTGCTGAACATCAATATCAAGGTAATAGGCAAATAAGCAATCAATCACTAGCAACAATGGAAACTGTGGTGAAATCCGGTTACCATAAGCGAGATTGTCTGTTGACGCTAAGAGAATCAACTCATCCCACGGAGAATCTTGACCAGCTTCTTTTTGTGTTGTTAATAAAATGGTCTTAGCACCCCTATCCTTAACACGAAGTAAAGCGTCAATAACCGCTTTCGTTTTCCCAGAAATTGATGCACCAATCACCAAACAAGTCTCATCTGCTAGCATACTCGCCCAAAGCAACTCATCATTGTCTGTCACAATATCGCAAATCAAGCCCAGTCGCATAAACCGCATCTTCATTTCTCTAAGAGCCTGACCTGAGCTCCCTTTCCCATAAAGATAAATACGCTTGGCATTTTCAATAAGACCCGTCACCCTAGCTAATTGGCTTTCATCCAAAATCGAATAGGTTTTTTGCAAGAGCTGATCGTAATCGGCTAAAACTCTTTTGGTCACATCCCTTTTTAAAATCAAAGAAGCGCTGTCAACAGCTTCTTGTGATTCCTGATAGGAAAACACAAATTCCCGATAACCAGCAAAACCACACTTTTGAGCAAAGCGTGTCAAACTCGCCTTTGACACATGTAGTTGCTGGCAGATATTGATGGCCGACAAGTCCTCGAGATTCTGCCCAGCGATAAAGTATTGGGCAATGGTTTGTTCGGTTGACGTCATTGAGTCTAGATAAGATTCAATCAAAGGAATCACATTTTTGGTTAGATTTGCCATTTACTTACCTCACGTCATAAAGTATAGCGCTTACAGAATATTATTTCAACAAAATAAAAGAAATAGAAACTAGTTTCTATTTCTTTTTATCATAGCCTTCACGTAACCAGAAAATTAAAACTAATTTCACTAGCTAGTCCTTACGGTATCATCTTCTAGTTTTAGCTAAGGGATAAACTATCTCTAAGCTTCTTAATATCACCTGGCCTGGTCCGGCAACACCCTCCAACTAGAGTTAGCTGCTCAAACATTTCTTGCCATTTTTTATGGTAAGAAGCTACCTCATGCGTTACTGAGTCACTCGCATGCCAAGTTTGCGTATCCCCATGGTAAACTTCGCCCGAGTTTGGATAGGCCACAAGAGGCAAGGAAGTTAAACCAACTAACTGACTTAGGACTTTTTCGCAGATCTCAGGAGAGCTGCAATTCACTCCTAGCGCTACGATTTGCGGGCAACCTTGAACAAGTGCGACTAACTCTTCTAGACCCGTCCCGTCTGATAAGCTAGCACCATCTTGTGAGGTGATACTGATATAAGCTTCCGCTTCTGGAAATTCTTCTGATAGCAGTTCTGTCAGTGCTTTGATTTCCAAAATATTAGGCATGGTTTCTAAAGCTAGTAAATCCACTCCTTCTGTTAAAAACAAAGCAATCCGAGAACGATGAAAATCCTTCAATATTTCCTTGCTGACCTGTCCATACTCTCCTGTGTATTCGGACCCATCCGCTAAATAGGCGGCATAAGGACCAACATCACCAGAGATTAATGGATAAACACGTGTGCGTTTTAGCTTTTCATCGATCTTGTCCCAAGCTTGTTTTCGAGCTGTTTTTGCCAATTCAACGCTCTTAATAATCAAGGCTTCTGCCTCTTGTTTGGAAATACCAACTCCCTGCAAGCTGGATAGACTAGCCTGATAAGTAGAGGTTGTTATAATATCAGCACCAGCCAAAACATAGGCTTCATGAATGGTTGTAATAGCATCTGAATCGTTAATCAAATACTTTGCCGACCACAACTCTCCACTAATATCATAGCCTCTAGCCTCTAACTCCGTTCCTAAAGCTCCATGCAAGATAACAACACTTTTTTGAGCTAATAATTCTTTAAACTGTCCCATTAAATAATCCTCCTACCAAGTTTTAAATTTCCATCTGTGGTAGCCATAACAAGCCAACATAAACGGAATCCCAAAATATAAGCCCGGTCTTTGCGCCTCATCCCAAGCAATACCAATGACTGAAACCACCAACAAGCCAATCGTTAGCCACGGCAAACCAGGGGACAAAGGAGTGCGATAAGATAACTCTGACAAAGAGTGCTCCTTCAAGAACGCTTTTCTAAAGCGTATCTGCGCTAGGGGAATAGACAGCCAAGTCACAACCACTGCAAAACCTGCAATGGATACTAGAGCTAAAAAGACTGTATCGGCAGCATAGACACTGGCAACTAAGGCAATCACTACACCTACCATAGAAAGCCACATCGCTCGCATCGGAACCCCATGTTTATTGATACGAACGACATTTTTGGAAATCATCCCCTCATTAGCTAGAGACCAAAGCATACGACTGGAAGCATAAAGACCAGAAGTTGATGCTGATAAAATGGCTGATAGGATAATCACATTCATGATATCGGCTGCGTAAGGGATGCCAATCTTATCTAAAACAAGAACAAAAGGTGCTTCTGTCACACCAGCTTCAGACATGGGTAATAGCGAAGCTAAGACCAACATTGTGAGAACAAAGAAAATAACTAATAAACCAATAGTAGACTTGATAGCCTTGGGTACCGCTTCTTTGGGATTATCCGTTTCACCAGCAGCAATACCAATCATTTCAACCCCAGAGAACGCATAATTAACCGATAACATAACAGAAACCAAACCAACTAAACCATTTGGTAAGAGGCCGTCTGTAACGACGTTTTCAAAAAGCGGCGCTGATGAATGCCCCTCAAATGGTAAAATGCCAAAAATCGCCAGTAAGCCTAAAATAATGAAAATCAAGATAGCATAAGCTTTAATACTGGAAAAATAGGTCTCCGCTTTGGCAAACCACCCCACACTTAGCATGTTTAAGCCAAAAACAAGGATAGCAAACAGGGTCGCAAATACCCAGATAGGAACTTCTGGGAACCAGCGTTGTGCCAACAGAGCTGCTCCAACAAATTGCGATGCTAGAGCCACAACCCAGCAAAGCCAATACATCCAAGCTACCATAAACCCTGTTCCAGGACTGATAAACTTAGTGGCATAGGTGTGAAAGGACCCTGTGACTGGCATGGCTACGGCTAATTCTCCCAGTGAAAA encodes:
- a CDS encoding amino acid permease; amino-acid sequence: MDNHQFENEGQYKREMTSRHLQMLSIGGVIGTGLFLSSGYTIAQAGPFGAIFSYLFGGVMVYLVMFSLGELAVAMPVTGSFHTYATKFISPGTGFMVAWMYWLCWVVALASQFVGAALLAQRWFPEVPIWVFATLFAILVFGLNMLSVGWFAKAETYFSSIKAYAILIFIILGLLAIFGILPFEGHSSAPLFENVVTDGLLPNGLVGLVSVMLSVNYAFSGVEMIGIAAGETDNPKEAVPKAIKSTIGLLVIFFVLTMLVLASLLPMSEAGVTEAPFVLVLDKIGIPYAADIMNVIILSAILSASTSGLYASSRMLWSLANEGMISKNVVRINKHGVPMRAMWLSMVGVVIALVASVYAADTVFLALVSIAGFAVVVTWLSIPLAQIRFRKAFLKEHSLSELSYRTPLSPGLPWLTIGLLVVSVIGIAWDEAQRPGLYFGIPFMLACYGYHRWKFKTW